The window GCCTCGAAACGGCTCAAGTCGGTTCGTTTCAACAGGTTGCTGCGTCCCTCGATGGCCTCGCGGGGGAAAACCGGGAATTGCCTCAGATCTTCGAGGAATTTTCTCAGTGGACGGAGCAGGGCGACGGTGACGGCGACGCCCGCAAGGGCCGCGAAGAGTATGACGGCGAAGCCCCCCCAGATCCAGTAGCCTCCCGTCACCTGCCCGGCCACCAGAAAGGCCATAAGCGCCAGTCCGGCAAAAATGAAAGGGACCAGGATGAAGAGACTCACGTGGAAGGGCAGAAAGCCCCCGGGGGAGAACTGCCTATCGTGCTCTTTCCGGGTCGTCCCGTTTTTGAAGATGTGCTCGTTCACGGCGAACCCTCCCGCTATCTGCGGACAACGATCATTGCAAAACTATCGGTCGTGCCATTTCGGGCGTTCTTTGCCGTCATTTCGACCGCCCGTCAGGTAAAGCGCCCGGCCGCCTTTTCGGCCACTCCTTGCCGTCATTTCAGCCACTCCTTACCGGCTTTACGGCGTCCATCCTCGTCTTTACGACCGCCCCCTTCTGTCATTTCGACCGCTCTCCTCGTCTTTTCGACCGCCCCCCTTCTGTCATTTCGACCGGAGGGAACCGGAGGGAGAAATCTTTCAAAGAGAAACGACGGAACAATGAAAAAGAAAGATTTCTCGTCGCTTCGCTTCTCGAAATGACGGGGTTTATTCCGCTTCTCGAAATGACGGACCTTATTTCACTCCTCGAAATGACGGGGCTGGGCGCTCCCCGAAATGATATCGTTCAGGGATCGTGAGCCCCTTTGAGCCCCCATCCGCGCGGCCCTGTCTCGCACTTCGGCCCCGAAATGGACACCGTTCAGGGATCGCGGGCCTCTCTGCTTGAATCGACTCTACGGCAGGTAAAGGGCATGACCCTCGAAGCCTTCGCCGTTCAGGGATCGTGGCCTCTCTGCTTGAATCGACCGCGGGATCGCTTATCGCACCATCTTGGTCAGGTCCCACATGGGAAGGAATATGGCCAGGGCGAAAAAACCTACGACGACCGCGAGGCTGACTACGAGAATCGGCCCCACGGCCTGGGAGAGTTTCGACGCGGCGTAGGCCACCTCGTCGTCATAGTGCATCGACACCTGTTGCAGCATGTCGTCCAGGGCGCCTGTTTCTTCCCCCACAGCCACCATGTCCACCACCATGGGGGTAAAGTACTTCGCCGACCGCAGGGGGCTCGATATGCCCCTTCCTTCCCCGAGGAGCGACCTGATTCTTCTGAACTCCCGGGCAATCGCCTCGTTTCCGATGGTTCCCACAAGAATGTCCATGGAAACCAGCACGGGGATGCCGCTGGCCTGGAGAATGGAAAAAATGCTGGCGAACCGGGACATGGCCGCTTTCTGGAAGAGGGTCCCCAGAATGGGGATCTTCAGCAACAGCGAGTCCCTGATATATTTCCCGGCGGGAGTATTCACATACCACCGGTACCCGGCGATGCCGCCCACCAGGACTATGAGAACCGCATACCAGAACTTCTTGAGAAAACCGTAGAGTCCCAGTGCCAGTTTCGTTGGCAGGGGAAGATCGAGGCCCGCGGAAGCAAAGACACCGATGAAGGTGGGCATGACGAAGGTGAGAAGAACCGTGAAGGCGATGGCGAGGGCTACCAAGACGATTTTCGGATACAGCAGTGCCCCGCTGATATCGGATTTCACCTTGTACTCGTGCTCCAGGATATAGACAAGCCGCTGCAGGACATCCGGCAGGGTTCCGCTCTGTTCGCCGGCATTCACCATGTTTACGTACAGGGGCGACAGAACCTTCTCATGACGACGAAAGGCCTCCGTCAGGGAATTGCCGGCCCTGATGTCCGTACTGATCTGGGCAAGCACGTTCCTCAGGCGCGGGTTCTGAGTCTGGTTCTGAAGAATGTCAATGAGCTGGACGATGGACAGTCCCGAGACCAGCATGGTCCGGAACTGCTTGGTCATGAGGATGATCTCCTCTTCCTTGACGCCGCCGAGCCGGAGCTTGATCTCGTGAAGCACCGAGCCGCTCCTCCGGGGCTTGTCCTCTTCAACCTTCGTCGGTATGAGGCCCTGGTTGCTCAGCAGCATCCCGGCGGTTCCCGCCGAGTCGGCGTCGATGACTCCGGAGACCTGTGTCCCGGCCTGGTTAATGGCCTTATAGGCGAACTTCGGCATGTATCATCCCCTCTGTGTATCACTCCCCGCGACACGGCGCGTCGTTGCAGGCGCGCCGTTGTCCCGCTGTGCCTTCTTCAGGCGCTACCATCCACGTTCATAACCTTCGAGGCGGCCTCTTCCAGGGTCGTGATGCCCCGGGCCACCTTTTCAGCAGCGTCTTCCCTGAGCATCCGCAGTGTCCCCGCCTCCACGGCGGCGCGGTTGATCTCATGGGCGGTGGCCCCTCTCAATATCAGCGCCTGAATGTCTTCGTCCACCATGAGCACCTCGAACACCCCCGTCCTGCCGCGGTAGCCCGTGAACATGCAGCGCGGACACCCGACCGCCTGAAGGAAACGCGGATTTTCATATTTATCCATTCCCCAGGCCTCTATTATTTTCCTGTCGGGCTGGTAGGGCTCGGCACAGTGGGAACAGACCGTTCTCAGCAGGCGCTGGGCGAAAGAAACCAGAAGAACCGACGAAACGAGGAAGGGCTCTATGCCCATGTCGATAAGGCGGGTCACGGCCCCCGCCGCGTCGTTGGTGTGAACGGTACTCAAAACCCGGTGGCCCGTCAGGGCCGACTGGGTGGCAATCCCCGCCGTTTCGCCGTCTCTGATCTCACCCACCATGACCACGTCGGGGTCCTGTCTGAGAATCGACCGGAGACCGCTGGCAAAGGTCATGCCCGCCCTGCGGTTCAACTGCACCTGCCTGATACCCGCTATACGGTATTCAACGGGATCTTCCAGGGTTATGATGTTGATATCCGGGGAATTCAAGAGTTTGAGGATCGCGAAGAGACTCGTGCTTTTACCGCTTCCCGTGGGCCCCGTGCTGAGAATCAGCCCGTAGGGCTTCCGGCTCGCGACTTCGATCTTTTCCCGGTCCGCGGCGGACATGCCGAGCCGGTCAAGGGTGTACACTTCGGCACTCATGTCAAGAAGCCGGAGGACCAGGTTTTCGCCGTAAACCGTCGGTATCACCGAGGCACGGATATTGATGTCCTTGTTCTCCATCTTCACGGTAAACCGTCCGTCCTGGGGTACCCGGGAAACAGCGATATCCATGCGTGACAGGATCTTCAGGCGGGATATGATGGGAAGCACCATCGTCTTGGGCGGCGCCGGCATCTCCACCAGATTGCCGTCGATGCGGAACCGCAGGGAGACCGACTTTTCCTCGGGGCTTATGTGAATGTCACTCGCCTTCTCCCGGACAGCCTGGGCAAGGATGGAATTGACCAGTCGTATAACCGGCGCTTCTTCGGCCATGTCCTGCAGTGAACTGACCCTCAGGTCTTCCACGGACTCTTCCTCGGCCTGAACGTCGACCTTCACATCACCCAGGTTTTCCATGAGTTCCACCAGTTCCGTCCTGGAACCGTAGGTGATATCCATGAGCTGGTCCAGCTCGCGGACGGAGCAGACGACGGCTTCAACCTCCAGCTTGGTCAGTTCCTCCACGGCGTCGACACTGGTCATATCCATGGGATCCGTCATGGCCAGGGTAAGCAGATTGGGCCGCTTCCGTACCGGAACAATCCGGTATTTGTAGGCTATATCAAGGGGAACCAGATCGGCCATCTTCTTGTCGGGAGGATACTCTGTCTCGCTGTACCTGGGAATCCTCAACTGGGCACTCACCTGGTCTATGATCTGGTTTTCCATGAGTATCCCGTGTTTTATGAGATATTCCCCCAGCTTCAGCCGCTCCCGTTTCTGGCCCGCCAGGGCCTTCTGAAGCTGGTCGTCACTGATGAGACCCGCGTCAACGAGCATTTCACCCAGTTTCTTCCGTACTCTCACCTTTGATCCTCCTGGAGGTTTCCGTTGGTGCGGCGCTCACGCCGCCGTCATCACAGGTCCCCGAAAAAAAGCGTCTCCGGGGGCCAGCCGGCGAAAACTTCGGCGGACGCGGCCATGTCGGCGGGCAGCCTCTCACGGGCGAACCGCGCCGATGCCTCGTCCGGAAAACTGTTTCTCATGACAACCGAAAAGCGAAGACCATCCTCCCCGGTCCAGTAGGAAACCATGCGCAGAGTTCCCTCCCGCCACTGGTATGCCCTGAAGCGGCGGTTCATCTCTTCCAGGTCGTCTCCGTCGGCAATACGTACCCAGTAGCGGTACCGGTACGCCTCGGGGCGGACGGCCGGAATGGCCGGAATGGCGACCAGGTCACCGGCCAGGACAAAGTCGGGGTCGTTGATCCTCGGGTTCACGGCAACCAGGGCGCCCAGGAGCGCCTCATCGCAGTAACCGTACACTTCCCGCATTGCCCGGCCGAGAAACTGGTTCCTCGCGATCCGGATATGGCCCAGAATAGCCGGCGCCCTGCTTTCACCGCCGCCATTTCCACCGAGGGCCGCCGTCCTTTTCGGTGGTGCCTCGTCGATTACGGACAGCGACGCGACGGTCACGGGCTCCTCCGGACGTTCCGCCTGTATCCCGACCGGCTCTTCAGCGATGATCGTTTCTTCCGGAGCCGCCGCCGGAACCTGCTCCGCTCCAGCCGGATCCTCCTCGGAGACCTCTCCGGGTTCCGGGACCCCGTTGCCGGAGTCGGCGACCACAGTCACCGCGGGCGCCGGGACCGACGGCGATCCCCCGGCCGAAACCGCCGGCCGCTCCTTTTCTGCCGGTGTCGTCCAGGCGGCGACGGAAATCAGACCGTACTGAAAACTGAACAGCACGACGGCCGCACCGGCCAGAAGAATCCCGGCAACAACGGCGCCCCGGGCCCAGGTGAACACCGGTCCGGGCCTGTCGCCCCCCGCTCTGCGTATCACCGACTTCACCAGGGACCTGTCGGCCCTGTTTTTGCCGTGTATGATCAGGGCCAGGAGAACCTGGTGGCAGAGCCGGACGATTTTCCGCGGATAGCCCCTGGTCTCCCGGTACACGGCCCGCATGGCCCCCTTCGTGAATTCTATGGGGACCTCCCTGCCCCGCTCCGTGGCCTGCCGCACCCTGAAACGGACCATGGCCTCGGTATCGCTGAAACTGAGCGGGCCCAGGCTGTAGAGCAGGTTGATCCGGTCGGTGAAACCGGGATTCCGGTCAAGACTCTGCCGAAACTCCTCCTGAGCGAAAATGGCGATCTGCAGCAGCTTGAACTCGTTGGTCTCGTAGTTCAGAAGCTCCCGCAGGCTCTCCAGGGCAAAATCAGGGATTTTCTGGCCCTCATCGATGATGAGGACGATGAGCCTCTGTTCCTCGACGGCCTGCTGAAAGAGAAAATTCTTTATCCTCTCCCGCATCCGCCAGGCGCCGGCCTCTTCCGCGTCGTCCGTTTCGAGGCCGAAGAGCCCCGCCACGAACGTGAGGAACTCCATCCCGGTGCTGAAGTGGGGATCGAGAAGCAGGTACGTCCTGACCGCCGGGTCCCCCGATAATTTTCGAATGAGCTGACGCGACAGGGTGGTTTTACCTGCCCCCACCTGCCCGATGACCACGTTCAGCCCCCTGCGGAGTCGCAGGGCCACCTCGAGCTTCTGGAGACAGTCCACATGGTGCCGGGATTCGTAGAAAAAATCCGGCTCCGGCGAATTTGAGAATGGCTCCCGGACAAGATTCAGGATGCGGTAGTATTCCATGGCTCTCGATTCTCTCGGGCCCGCCCACCCCCTCTGAATCCTATCCCCTTTCTTCCGCTTCGAATCCGGCGTTTCGGGTTTTGAGAATGCGGGGCGTGATGAAGATCAGCACTTCTTCCATCTGACGGCTTCGGCCCTGGCTTTTGAAAAGCCATCCCAGGCCGGGAATGGTGCTCAGGGCAGGAACACCGGAATCCAACCGGCGGTTCTGCTGCTTGCTCAGACCGGAGATCACGATGGTCTCCCCGTCGTTTACGATCAGAGACGTGTCGGTCTGCTTCTTTATGATCACGGGGTTGCCGTCCACAGTCCTGGTGAAATCCACCTCGTCCTTCTTGATGACGATCTTCAGTTTGAGCGTGTCGTCGTCGATGACGTTCGGCGTGATTTCCAGACGCAGGACCGCTTCCTCGAACCGCACGGTCCGGTCGTTATCCTCGATGGTGACGAAGGGTATCTTCTCGCCGTTTTCCGTGAAGGCCATCTGGTTGTCCAGGGTGGTGATGGAAGGCCTGGACAGGATGTTCAGCTGTCCCGCCTTCTGCAGTGCCTGGAGCTGCAGTTCCAGGATGCTGCCGCCCAAAATACCGTACATCAGGCCCAGCGATCCCATGCCTCCCGCCGCGTCAATCGCGGAGGCGCTCGCGGGAAAATTCACGCCCAGGCCGTGCCCGCTGAGACCCGGGCTTCCGTAGTCGGGCGTGTAGCCGCCGCCGACGGGGTCGGCCGGCGTCGTACTCCCCGCACCGCCGGGGGTAATCCAGTAATCCCTGCTTCCGACCACGTTGCGGTACAGGCCGCCCCACCGGACGCCCAGGTCACGAGCCGTGTCGCTCGTGGTTTCCACGATGTTCGCCTCGATGCGCACCTGCGCCGTGGGCCGGTCGATCTTTTCGACGAGGGGAATGATCTTCTCGAAGTCCGCCCGGGTCGCCTGGACAATCAGCGAGTTGGTGTGCTCGCTTACCTCTATTGAACCGTGGGACGTGTTATCCTCCTTCCGCGTCAGGAATATCATCAGTTCATCCTTCAACCGCTTGGCATTGGCGTAATCCACGGGAATCACCATGGTGTGGAGCGGCGCGAGCCTGGACCTCAAAACCTCCTGCTCCAGGCGGCGCTCCCGGATTGCCTCCATCTGAAGATCGCTTTCCAGGTCCTGAAGCGTGGCGACCCTGATAATATCCCCCTCCCACATATAGGTGAGCGCCTGGGAGCGGAGGATGCCCACGAAGGCCTCGTTCCAGGGGACCTTGTTAAAATCGACGCTTATGACCCCACCCACTTCCGACCGTATGAGGATGTTCTGGTCCGCCGCCCGGGCGAGGGCCCGAAGGACCGTGGCCACATCGGCATTGCGCATCTTCAGGCTGACGGACTTGTCGGGCAGATCCCGCGTCTTTTCAACGGCCGCAAGAGCCGGGGATCGGGGCTGGAACTCTGCGGGATCGCCGGGGATATCCATCACCCTCTTGCGCGCCGATGGCGAAGCCCCCTGGTTTTCCTCGGCCATGGTGCTCCACTTTTCGAAGAAGGGATCGATGGCGGTCTCCTGTTTCGCCGCGCATCCCGCGAGGAAAAAGAGCAGAACACAGCAGAGAAGCAAACCCACAGTCCCCGTCTCGATGCCGTTCTTCACGATCGAACCCTCCCGGCAGTCAGCGCCTGCCTGTCCAATAGCTTTCATGAGTGGCTACTCCTCCACAAAGGGAACGGTTATCTGCCGTCCCTCCTGATCTACAATAACAACCTGCCGGGGCGTCACGCTCCGCAGGATGTAACCGGGGACGTCCATCGATTCACCGGTGTGGTAATCGATGCCGTTGATAATGGCCATCCGCCTTGCTCCCACCTCGAGGTAGCCCGTGTACAGGAAACCGATCTCCGCCATGTCCGACACGACCGGAACGCCCGCCGCCGTGACTATCCCGGTGAAGAAGGGGTCCCGGGTCCATCCCGTGCCTGCCAGTTCGATGGCATAGGCGTCGTCGGGCGAAACCTCGGTCTCTTTCATGGCGGTCGCCATGGAGCTTACCAGTTCGTCGGTCTGGCGCAGCGCCTGTTCCCGGGACACCGTGTCTCGTTCAGGCGGCGCGATCCTCTTCTTCAGCACCACGTCGTAGAGGCCGTAGAGAAGGACGACGACCACGACAATCAGGATAATCCGTTCTCGCTTACTGAATTTCTTCACCGTATGACCCCCGGCCTCCCTTCAGCCCCACCCATGAGGTTCCCTCATCATTGTGTCGTCAGGACCCACATCTTCAGCGTTATGTGCTTGTTGGCCCCCCCGGCCTCGGGTCTCCTGACGGACACCGATTCGATGCCGCCCATGTAGGACAGGCGGGCCATCGCCATCAGCAGTTCACGAAAGGCGAAATACTCTCCCATGACCGCCATTTCAACGGCCAGAAGCCCCGGGGTCTCGTCCATGGTTTCGAGCCGCGGCACCACGGAAATGACCGACACCCCCGCATCGCCGGCCAGTTCCCTGAACCGGGGAATGATATCCGCTATGTCTTCCCTCGGGAAGCGGGTCTTCTCATCGATGATGAGCGCCGGGGGAATCTCCAGGGGCGTCCGGCTCGCGAGACGTTCGTACACGGGCATGAGACGCCGCTGTTTTTCCTGACGAAGCTCGAGTTCCTCGATCGTCCGGTCCAGTGATGCGACGGAAACCGCGGCGGGCCGGATCAGCAGGATAAAAAAGAGCGCCAGGACCAGAACGCCGATGACGATTATGAGAGCCAGGCCGTTGCGGGATACGAGCGTGCGGGCACCCTGTCCGTTCATGTGGACGCTCCCTTCATGGCAGCCGTCAGGGTGAAGCGAAGGACGCTTCTCCCGTCCATGACCTCGCTGCTCTTCGCGTTGATGACCACCCGGTCAAAGAGCGGCGATGTCTGCAGGTTCATGACATAGGCGATCAGGTCCGCCTCCAGGCTGTCCACGGGGCTTTCGGGCCGTCCCAGGACAAAACCGTCGATCATGGCGTTCCGGGCCGTCCTGGGGAGGACCGGCGTCGCCCCCCCGGCACCGTTCATTCCCAGATCGGCCCTGACGCTCATGAGCCGTATGCTCTCCGGCGTAATCGCCGAAACCTCGCCGAAGAGCGCTACCGAAAGGAACCGCGCTTTCGTCTCGGACACGATCTGCCGTTTCCCCCGCAGGTCCGCCATCATTCCCGCCAGCATCGTCTCGTTCACCGCGACTCCCCGGGCGAGATCCGCCTCGATGGCCGCCACGCGGGCGTTCCTGTCCGATTTCTCGCTGAGGATCCAGGCGTACCAGCCGATACCCGACAGCAGGAGCACACCCAGCACGGCGGCTACCGCCGCGTTGGCGACGAGGAACCTCTTCCTCTTGTCCCGGTCTTTCCGGGTGAATATCAGGTTGAGGGACCGGGAGGAATGGGAGAGCGCGACTCCCAGCACGGGGACGAGACCGGACCGCACCGACAGGCTGTCGCCGGCCGTCACCCCGAGAACCCAGGGATGGGCCGGATTGAGCGGGTCGAGGACCGTGGCGGGAATGTTGATCTGCGACCCTATGTAGTCCACCATGGGCCGGTAGATGTTCATGCCCATGGAAACGTATATCTCGCTGATGCTCTCCCGGCCCAGATTCACCGTGTAATGCTCGAAGGTCCGCTCCACCTGCCTGACGAGTCGCTCCACCGCCGGGGCGGCGAACCGGAATATCGTCTCTTCGTCCAGGCCGTACTGCCCCATCAGCTCCTTCTCAGGCGCCGAATCGGGACTCAGGGCCCTCAGGAGGCTCCCGGCGTCATCGAGGCTCATCTCCAGGGGTGCCGATTCCGGCGCGTCGGCGGGCTCATACCCCGGCCGCATGTTCCGCCGGCCGGCATACTCGTCCACCAGGGATTCCACCATGCTGCCGAGGCCCGCCTTGGTACCGCGGGTCATGACCAGGTTGCCGTTCGAGTAGATGTCGATCCGGGACCAGTCGCGCCCGATGTAGAGGGATGCCACCGTGCGATCCAGAGCCGGAACCCATCCGGTGCGGAAGATGTTCCGGACGGCGAGAGGAGCGATGGTCAGCCCCGCAAGGGGATAGCCCGCGGCGCTGAAGAGGGCGCTCATTTCCCGGACGTCCTTCTGGGGGACCACGTAGAAAAGGACGCTGTATTTCTCGATGCCGCTCTCGACGACCTCGCCCTGAATCTCGAAATCGAAGACCGTCGTTTCCTCGTCAAACTCAAGTTCCTTCTTCGCCGACCAGAAAACGGCATTCCTCAATTCCCGCCTGGCGACCTTGGGAACGCTGATGTTGCGCACCTCGGCGTTCGCCGCGGACATCATGGCCCAGAGGCTGACGGTTCTCGGCGGACCGCAGTATGCTCCAAGTGTTTCTTTAAGAAAAAGCTGAAAGGCCGGTGTGCCCCGCTCCACCCCCTCCGGGAAAGGAACGGCTCTGTAATCGACCAGGCGCCACCCCCCGGCGGCCGTCGGCTCGACCTTGACGATCCGTACCTCCGTGTAGCCGATATCGACGCCCGCCGACAGGCCTTTCTGCCTGGGCCCGGCACCGGCGGTGACGGGGATCTGAGGCCGTATGGGAGTTTCAGGTTTCGGCGGGTCCTGTATTTCGGGGGAAACTCCCCCCCGGATGACATCAAGAAGCTTTTCAGTGGAAGTTATCTCTTTATCTGAAGCCACGATATTCCCGCCCCCGATGAATTTTCAGATCAGCCCCCAACAACACATGACGACACATGACGACAGACTTCAAGTTGCCAAGAATAGTAAAGAAAAGAAATCACTATGTCAAGCAGTTTTTCAACAAAACCTTCTTCCCTTCGGTAACATTTATTTATGAGGCAACAGGCTCGTACCATACTGCAGCCGAATGGTCCACTGAGACCGTTAAAAAAACGATCACTCGTGTCATTTCGACCGCCCCTGCCGTCATTTCGACCGAAGGGAGAAATCTTCCAACATATCGATAGTAAAGAAATATTTCTCGTCGCTTTTCCGGCACACCTCCGGCCGCTCCGGTTGTGTTCCGTTACGCCGTGCTTCCTTCGGTCACGCACGTTCCGTGCCGATAAAGACCGAACACAGGGAAGAAACGGTCCGATTCGCGGCCCCCAAAAACCATCAATTCCCGTCAAGGCACCACAAAAAAGCAACATATTGTGTAGATATCACCACCATGCCGTGAAGATATCCTCCGGGCGCGACCGCGGGCATCCCTCCCCGCCGCCGGGCGGGAGGGACCACCACAAAACTACAACATACGTATATACAACGACTTGCCCCGCTTCCGGCGGACAACCATCCTCCACAACGGGCCGGCTGTGTCAAGTGCGTGCGAACGTGGCACACACAATGCATATACCAAAGGCAGGTTTCAGCAGATAATCCAAAAATAAATACAGTAAGGAGGAACACCTATGAAACTGATGCGACGCAAAGAAGGACAGCGAGGTTTTACCCTCATCGAGATCATCGCCGTGCTCGTGCTCCTGGGCATTTTAGCATCCGTGGCGATTCCGAGATTTTTTTCTATGCAAAAGGATGCCGCAGATAAGGTAGCCGATTCAGCCCTTGCGTCGGCCTACTCGGCTTTATCTATGGGCTACGCTGCCAAATTGATCGGAAATCCTCAAGCCCCCGATAGCCCTGCAAAAGCATGCAGTGATATCGAGCTCACAGGGGATACAATTACTGATATCGCTTGCGAGGGCACGTCTTGGGGAGGCGGGGAAGTTACAATAACTGTGACATATGACGGAGGAAGCTCGAGTACGAAAACAGGAACATGGAAAACCCCATGACGAAACGATGAATACACCCTGCGTGATGTATATCGTAACGGAGCCGGTCTGCAAGGCAGTCCGGCTCCGTTTTTTGATCGAATACAGCCAATACCTTATCGCTGTTGTAACTGCTCGTGACAACTATCGCTTATGATTGAGATAACATGTTCTGGGTCCGGACAATAGACGTGTGCAGGGTCGCCCACCTTGAAATTACGTATGAACTCGGACCAGCGCTTTGATCCTTTCAAAATAATTAATCTTCCAACTGATTGCGCGAGCTTGTCCCTTTCTTGCAGTATGTTGTAAAGTTCAACAAGGGCAAGATGCCCCTGGATACTGTCTGGATGGCGCTCAATGAATTTTTCCCAAAAGAGTGCCGATCGCTCTATTTCACCACCCCTCCGTAAGGTCTCTCCTAGAATACAGAAAGCATATGATGCACCCGAGTTGAGGGACAGAGCATAACGCGCCTCTTGCATGGCCTGTTCATGCTTTTCCAGTTTGAGCAGAACAAATGCGTATAATAATCGCAACGCATCGTTATCAGGCCATATATTAATAGCTTCCACAAGCCTTGCCTCGGATTCAGCAAAAGCACCTTTGTTAGCGAGCGCACCCGCCGATCCGTGATGTGCCGGCCAGTAGGCCGGGTGGACCTTGAGTGCTGCTTCAAAAAACATAAGCGCACCGTTAAAATCTTTTTTTACATGAGAATAGTACGAGCCCAAGTTATTCAAAGTGACTGCCTCATTCAACAGGTTGCTATAATTATTCAGCAGCAGGGCTTTTGTATAAAGTTCATAGGCTTTATCGTGTAATCCAAGCAGACTGTATATCTGCCCTAAATTTTTGTGAGGTCGACTCAGATTGGGTGCTTTATCCACATTGTCAGACCACAGCAATGCAGGATGGTGAAAAAGAGCATTACGTTCGACCACCACATGGCCTTGGGCGTAAAGAAGAAAGGCGAACACAATGACAGCCATAAATTGAACTGATTTTCTGTAGGAGAAATAGCCCATGGTATAGATCATCGCTACGGCAACAGGGACAAACAAAAACATCGAAGGAATGTAATTCCGGTGCTCGTAAATCAATTCGAGAGGAATAAAGGTGCTTTCAACGATGTGGTTCAGAAAGTAAAAGAGGATCGAAAACGATATCAAAGGGTGCCTGCGGGCCAGGTACAGTGCAAGTACGACAAGGCCCAGGATCAGGGCCATGGCCGGCATTGTCGTCCAGGGCGTTATGAGCGAGGTGGAAAGCTCGATATCATGGATCAAGGTCAAACGGGATGCGAGAGGATAGAAAAGAAGGCTGAGGTACCAGATGACGATCCTCGGCTGCGTCAAAAGCCGCTCGACAAGCGTAAAGGGCCGGTTCTCGTAGGCGGCGCCTGAAAGAATCGCCCCGATATTCGCATACCAGAGTCCCAGGGCACCGACGACCAGGGCCACGGGCACGAAAACCTTCAGGTTCCTGATGACGTTTTCACGGCTCGCCCCCTGGATCAGAAGCAGGTCGAAGAGCCAGATGCCCAAGGGAAGAAGCACCGCGTTTTCCTTGGAACCCGCGGCGAGGGCGCCCGACAGGAGACAGAGCCCCCACAAAAGGGCCCTGCTTCGGTTCCCCTCGGCGGTCCTCCCTTTCAGGTACAAATACATGGCCATGATATAAAACAGGCCCGCCATGCTTGCCATTCGCTGCACTATGTAGGTGACCGCCGTCACCTGCAGGGGACTGGTCGCCCAGAAGAGGGCGGCCAGCAGGGCGGTGCTGTAGGCCGTGGGGCCATATCGTTCCCGGAGGGACGGAAGATTGAGGGTGTTGTGAATAAGGAGAAACAAAAAGACGGCAG of the Syntrophales bacterium genome contains:
- a CDS encoding AAA family ATPase; translation: MEYYRILNLVREPFSNSPEPDFFYESRHHVDCLQKLEVALRLRRGLNVVIGQVGAGKTTLSRQLIRKLSGDPAVRTYLLLDPHFSTGMEFLTFVAGLFGLETDDAEEAGAWRMRERIKNFLFQQAVEEQRLIVLIIDEGQKIPDFALESLRELLNYETNEFKLLQIAIFAQEEFRQSLDRNPGFTDRINLLYSLGPLSFSDTEAMVRFRVRQATERGREVPIEFTKGAMRAVYRETRGYPRKIVRLCHQVLLALIIHGKNRADRSLVKSVIRRAGGDRPGPVFTWARGAVVAGILLAGAAVVLFSFQYGLISVAAWTTPAEKERPAVSAGGSPSVPAPAVTVVADSGNGVPEPGEVSEEDPAGAEQVPAAAPEETIIAEEPVGIQAERPEEPVTVASLSVIDEAPPKRTAALGGNGGGESRAPAILGHIRIARNQFLGRAMREVYGYCDEALLGALVAVNPRINDPDFVLAGDLVAIPAIPAVRPEAYRYRYWVRIADGDDLEEMNRRFRAYQWREGTLRMVSYWTGEDGLRFSVVMRNSFPDEASARFARERLPADMAASAEVFAGWPPETLFFGDL
- a CDS encoding GspE/PulE family protein, which translates into the protein MRVRKKLGEMLVDAGLISDDQLQKALAGQKRERLKLGEYLIKHGILMENQIIDQVSAQLRIPRYSETEYPPDKKMADLVPLDIAYKYRIVPVRKRPNLLTLAMTDPMDMTSVDAVEELTKLEVEAVVCSVRELDQLMDITYGSRTELVELMENLGDVKVDVQAEEESVEDLRVSSLQDMAEEAPVIRLVNSILAQAVREKASDIHISPEEKSVSLRFRIDGNLVEMPAPPKTMVLPIISRLKILSRMDIAVSRVPQDGRFTVKMENKDINIRASVIPTVYGENLVLRLLDMSAEVYTLDRLGMSAADREKIEVASRKPYGLILSTGPTGSGKSTSLFAILKLLNSPDINIITLEDPVEYRIAGIRQVQLNRRAGMTFASGLRSILRQDPDVVMVGEIRDGETAGIATQSALTGHRVLSTVHTNDAAGAVTRLIDMGIEPFLVSSVLLVSFAQRLLRTVCSHCAEPYQPDRKIIEAWGMDKYENPRFLQAVGCPRCMFTGYRGRTGVFEVLMVDEDIQALILRGATAHEINRAAVEAGTLRMLREDAAEKVARGITTLEEAASKVMNVDGSA
- a CDS encoding type II secretion system F family protein; translation: MPKFAYKAINQAGTQVSGVIDADSAGTAGMLLSNQGLIPTKVEEDKPRRSGSVLHEIKLRLGGVKEEEIILMTKQFRTMLVSGLSIVQLIDILQNQTQNPRLRNVLAQISTDIRAGNSLTEAFRRHEKVLSPLYVNMVNAGEQSGTLPDVLQRLVYILEHEYKVKSDISGALLYPKIVLVALAIAFTVLLTFVMPTFIGVFASAGLDLPLPTKLALGLYGFLKKFWYAVLIVLVGGIAGYRWYVNTPAGKYIRDSLLLKIPILGTLFQKAAMSRFASIFSILQASGIPVLVSMDILVGTIGNEAIAREFRRIRSLLGEGRGISSPLRSAKYFTPMVVDMVAVGEETGALDDMLQQVSMHYDDEVAYAASKLSQAVGPILVVSLAVVVGFFALAIFLPMWDLTKMVR
- a CDS encoding type II secretion system GspH family protein, yielding MKLMRRKEGQRGFTLIEIIAVLVLLGILASVAIPRFFSMQKDAADKVADSALASAYSALSMGYAAKLIGNPQAPDSPAKACSDIELTGDTITDIACEGTSWGGGEVTITVTYDGGSSSTKTGTWKTP
- a CDS encoding general secretion pathway protein GspB — protein: MKKFSKRERIILIVVVVVLLYGLYDVVLKKRIAPPERDTVSREQALRQTDELVSSMATAMKETEVSPDDAYAIELAGTGWTRDPFFTGIVTAAGVPVVSDMAEIGFLYTGYLEVGARRMAIINGIDYHTGESMDVPGYILRSVTPRQVVIVDQEGRQITVPFVEE
- the pilQ gene encoding type IV pilus secretin PilQ, giving the protein MKAIGQAGADCREGSIVKNGIETGTVGLLLCCVLLFFLAGCAAKQETAIDPFFEKWSTMAEENQGASPSARKRVMDIPGDPAEFQPRSPALAAVEKTRDLPDKSVSLKMRNADVATVLRALARAADQNILIRSEVGGVISVDFNKVPWNEAFVGILRSQALTYMWEGDIIRVATLQDLESDLQMEAIRERRLEQEVLRSRLAPLHTMVIPVDYANAKRLKDELMIFLTRKEDNTSHGSIEVSEHTNSLIVQATRADFEKIIPLVEKIDRPTAQVRIEANIVETTSDTARDLGVRWGGLYRNVVGSRDYWITPGGAGSTTPADPVGGGYTPDYGSPGLSGHGLGVNFPASASAIDAAGGMGSLGLMYGILGGSILELQLQALQKAGQLNILSRPSITTLDNQMAFTENGEKIPFVTIEDNDRTVRFEEAVLRLEITPNVIDDDTLKLKIVIKKDEVDFTRTVDGNPVIIKKQTDTSLIVNDGETIVISGLSKQQNRRLDSGVPALSTIPGLGWLFKSQGRSRQMEEVLIFITPRILKTRNAGFEAEERG